The following proteins are co-located in the Phragmites australis chromosome 10, lpPhrAust1.1, whole genome shotgun sequence genome:
- the LOC133930169 gene encoding chaperone protein dnaJ 11, chloroplastic-like produces MAGAVPLTTPPALSAASAAGGLYEALRVGRAATQVEIRAAYRAMAKRLHPDSACAGSGAAGFVEIRRAYETLSDPAARARYDCSLGACQRRGIGGVGKMRVRRWETDQCW; encoded by the coding sequence ATGGCGGGTGCCGTGCCTCTGACCACGCCGCCGGCACTTTCTGCGGCGTCAGCAGCGGGGGGGCTGTACGAGGCGCTGCGGGTGGGGCGCGCGGCGACGCAGGTGGAGATCAGGGCAGCGTACCGCGCCATGGCCAAGCGCCTGCACCCGGACTCCGCCTGCGCGGGCTCCGGGGCGGCGGGGTTCGTGGAGATCCGGCGCGCGTACGAGACGCTGTCGGACCCGGCCGCTAGGGCGCGCTACGACTGCTCGCTCGGAGCGTGCCAGCGGCGGGGCATCGGCGGCGTCGGGAAGATGCGGGTGAGGAGGTGGGAGACAGACCAATGCTGGTAG